In Populus nigra chromosome 1, ddPopNigr1.1, whole genome shotgun sequence, one genomic interval encodes:
- the LOC133680957 gene encoding uncharacterized protein LOC133680957 encodes MGSFKGHALPGTLFLLVGVWHIWSSLVRYLSNPKSFRVRVWNPVPGFDGKLKYLELYLVAGGAFIDMCIELLYSTHLKFFVNGVLNPHHMNDFEHGGMLLMFFIFGAVGLLSEKTRFLPLPEGVLCLVAAAAFSAEYLLFYFHSTTHKGLEGHYHLLLVLLIGLCVLSIVTGALLPTNFPVDLSSGIAMTLQGLWFYQTAFCLYGPMMPDGCQLKGNQIMCRSSESQIRGELLATFQLFSMVFGVLVAVAAAYGFAASRYGHSDLNSSRVVQDGLD; translated from the exons ATGGGTTCTTTCAAGGGTCATGCTTTACCAGGAACGTTGTTTTTATTGGTTGGTGTGTGGCATATATGGAGCTCTTTGGTTAGATATTTATCGAATCCAAAGTCATTTAGAGTCAGGGTTTGGAACCCTGTGCCTGGTTTTGATGGGAAGCTGAAGTACTTAGAGCTGTATCTGGTGGCGGGCGGTGCCTTTATTGATATGTGTATTGAGCTTTTGTACTCTACACACCTCAAGTTTTTTGTCAATGGAGTCTTGAATCCTCATCATATGAATGATTTTGAGCACGGCGGAATGCTTctcatgttctttatttttggGGCTGTCGGTTTGCTATCAGAGAAAACAAG ATTTCTACCCTTGCCAGAAGGAGTCCTCTGTTTGGTTGCTGCAGCAGCATTTTCTGCAGAGTATCTATTGTTTTACTTTCACTCAACAACCCATAAAGGTCTTGAAGGGCACTACCATCTCCTCCTTGTCCTCCTGATTGGCCTCTGTGTTTTATCCATTGTCACGGGGGCTCTTCTCCCAACCAACTTCCCGGTTGATTTATCTAGTGGCATTGCAATGACTCTGCAAGGCCTCTGGTTTTACCAGACTGCCTTCTGTCTCTATGGTCCCATGATGCCGGATGGATGTCAGCTTAAGGGCAATCAGATTATGTGTCGATCCTCGGAAAGTCAGATTCGAGGCGAGCTGCTTGCAACCTTTCAGCTCTTTTCCATGGTCTTTGGTGTCCTAGTTGCAGTTGCAGCAGCATATGGTTTCGCAGCTTCAAGATATGGGCATTCTGATCTTAATAGCTCGCGTGTGGTTCAAGATGGATTAGACTGA